The window TGCCTTTAAGGCAACAGGCGACAGCGTTTGTGCTGTGGTTTCCTGATGGAGTAGGTAAATAATACCCGCTGTCGCTATACCTAAATATTCTCTCCCTCAATATTTTCAATGGGAGGAGGTGTATTTTCAAAAATATTTCGCCAAAACCTTGAAAATATTTTTTTCTGGGACATTAGCCCTCGGTGGTTTCAGATATGGAGGGTTAGATGAACTTTAAAAACTCACAATGTATTTTTGATATTATTTATAATGACGCACAGCCAATAGATGTTTTAGCATCATTTTCGAATATACCGCCAGAACTGGACTTTGTATTGCCGGGCATGACAGCCGGAACGGTCGGTAGTATTGTCGCACAGGGTGGCGTTGGTAAGTCCTGGCTTGCTCTTGAAATCGCATCAGCGGTTGCTGGTGGCCCTGATTTGCTTGAAATTGGCGTCGGCAAGACGGGGCCTGTTTTATACTTGCCCGCCGAGGACCCGACGGAAGCCGTTCAGCATCGACTTCACCAACTTGGCCAACATCTGACACCGGAAGGCCGTGAAGCTGTCGCAGATAATCTGACAGTCCGCCCGCTCATGGGTGTTCCGACTGACATCATGAAGCCAGAGACAGCAGAGGCGATTATACGCCTCGCAGAAGGCTCCCGCCTGATTATCCTCGATACACTTCGACGCTTCCACACAGCAGACGAAAACGCCGGCGGTCCAATGGCCGAGCTTCTGGGCGTCCTTGAATGTATATGTTCGAAAACCGGGGCCTCCATTCTGTTTCTTCATCACACTGCCAAAAGTGCGTCCCTCAATGGGGGCGGTGGCGAACAGCAGGCAAGCCGGGGCTCGTCGGTTCTGGTGGATAATATCAGGGGTGGTCAGATGAACCTCTGCGTCATGTCGGAAGCGGAAGCGACAAAAGCAAAGCTCGATTTGGCAACGCGGAAAAGGTTCATCAAACTGGTCCAGGCAAAGACCAACTTCGGCCCGCCAATGCCAGATAAGTGGCTGGAAAGGGGGAAAGGCGGGATTTTACTCCCGAAGGCCGAAATCCCTGCCGTCAAGCCAGACAGCAGAACCGCCGGGCGTCGCCGTCGGGAGATTGAGCAATGAGCTACCTCCCGGATACCGACATTACGTTCATCGACCATGCCCGCGTTCACTATTCGCATGCCCTAACTTCCGGGCTTTTCCGCAGTCTGGCACCAGGGGACCGCAGGCGATTGAAGCTTGATGTCAGCTACGACAATGAGGGCCGTCGGGTTGAGTTCAGAGGTTTCGAGCCATTGGGTGCGATTGATTTGAAGGTCCTCCAAGCTCTGGTCGCACTGTCAGGGCCATTTGGGAACGAACTGATGGAACCGGCGGGAGATGATGCCTCATCGCCTGCTGAGGCGTTCCGACAACTTTACGCACTCGATATGGACCAGGACCGTAGCCCTGGCCAAAGACCACATGCCGTTGTCACAAGGGCCACGCTTCGAAAAGTTGCCCGACTGGCAGGCCTGGGCGAAGGTGGGACCTCTTTGAAACGGGTTAGGGATAGTATTGAACGCATGTCCTGCGTGGCGGTTCTGTTTGAAAAAGATTCAAAGAGATTCATCACGCACTTCATGACACAATATGCTTCCGAAGCAAAATCCGGAGAGTTTAAAGTAGCCTTGAACCCTGTCCTATCCGAAGTCTTTTTTGAAGGCGGTCGATATGCCCGCTTGAGTCTCGATGAAATGAAAGCTCTCAAGTCAGACCCTGCTACTCTGATACACTTCCATTTGTGTGGAAGAGTCGATTGCGGGAGGAGTTTGGACATCGGACTAAAGAAGCTCATGGGATATATCTGGCCGGATGACGCCAATACAGCGTCAACATACCGGCGTCGCAAGCAGGCCCTGCTTGTCGCCTTGAAGGAGGTTGAGGGATTGGGTTGGGGCGTAAATAAAGTGCGTAGGGACATCTGGAAAATCACCCGACCCGCATTAAGAGCTGGCAACATGGCACCAGTGCCAGTTCTGGAAGGATAATAGAATGCGTTCTTTAATGAACGCATCCGCGTTCAATCGTGAACAGAACTGCGTCTCTTTGTGAACGGGTTCACGGTAATATTTTATGATAACGCAATGAATAATATTGATAATATCACGCGTCTCATTTTCGCCCTATACTAATCTAAATCTTCCAAAAGATTTAGATTAGTATAGAGGGGACAAACCCCTCGGACGCCGACATCAATACTTGAAGCATTGACGTCGAAGTTCTCAAAAAAATGAGCATCAGCAAGTGCTGACATAATCTGCTTCGCATTCACATTATTACATGACTCTGGGCAACGCCTCGACGGCGGAACGAAGGGAAGCAATAGGAGCTCGCCCGCCGTAACGGTCATCCTCAATGTCACCGACAAGGTGACCAAAGAGCTCCGCCCGGACATGTTTTTCAACATTGGATTCGGCACGAAGCCCTTGGACAGCGTAGTGGCGGAAGGAATGGAATGACTTCTTCGGCTGGGACCCGAGGCGGTCGCTTTGGATGTTCCGCCAGAGGTAGTCCATCGAGTCGCCGATTTGTGAAGCGGAGCTCTTGCGTCGCAGGTCATTGAAAAGGTCGCTATGCCCTGCCTCGCGTTGCTTGTCCGCGAAATCGAGAAAGCCGAGTTCCACCAGATGCGGATGAACAGGAACAATCCGTTCTGACTGCGGGTTCTTGAGCCCGCGTCGGGCATTCGGGCGGATATGAAGGACGGGGATGCCGTCAATAGCACTGACGTCAGCCGTTTCAAGCCCGCAAATCTCCTCACGCCGGGCCCCGCTATATACGGCGATAAGAGGCACCCAATAGAGCCAATCCTTCACAATCACTTCACCCGGCTCACGGCGACGCTTGACGCTCTTACAGCCTTGCCAAGCTGGAGCCGAGAAGATGCGGGTAACATCGTCGGGCGTGAACGGTTCCCTCTCCTCTTTGGCGGTCCGTTTCAAGTAACGGCGAAGAAGCGACGGATTGACGGTTGCGTCCACCGTGATGCCCTCCGCCCGCGCTGCTTTCACAACTTTGCCAAGGTGGACAATATTGCGGTTGATGGTGGCGACGGAAAGCCCGACAGACGCGCCGGAAGCCTCGGCCTCTGCGATAATCTCGGAAATCGGCTTGTCTCGCTCTTTGGCACTACGCCGGTAAGCGGGCGGTAGCTTGTCGAGGGTCGCAACGAAATAGGCAAGGTGGCGTTGGTGAAGATCTCGTATGTCATCCACGCTGGTGATTTCGCAGAACAAATCAACAACCGCACGCATTTGCGTGAGCGTCTTGGCGTTCGCCCGTCCCGAACGCTCATGCGTATCGGTGACACGGGCAACGATATCGCTTATCCGGCTCGAGAAGCCCGTTGCCGTTCGGGCGGGCTTCCGGCGTGGAGGAACGGGCCGAGCCGGGGGCGGTTCGATTTTTGCGGTCGCGGGTCCGCTGTTCGACGGCTCGCTTTGTTTCTTGCGAGGTTTGGGTTCGTCGTCTTCTGCGTCGCCGTGGTTAAAGAAGAAGAAGAAAGCACGCCCTCCCGGAGTTTCTGCTGACATTTTTCCGATGGCTTCACAGTCTATCAAGGCACGTTCCTGCCTGATTGCCGTGGTGATGGCATCCCGAACAGACAACAGGTCCGTCTTGCCCCGGTCAAGCAGATTCCAGCCATGGTTAGCCACCGCGGAAGCCACTCCTGAAAGTCGTTTTGCTTGAACGGGGTCAGTTGTGGCCAGCGGAACCTGAACGGCTCTACCGCGATAAATCCGACGCCAGGCATAAAACCGGCCCCGCCGGATGACATAGTTTGCGATGCCCACCGCACCCCCTGATTTCTGGGGTCGGCAGGCGTTTGCCCATGTCACAATAGTGACATCGTGTCACCATTTCCCGAAACCGGGAAGGCGTCTGAACTCACGGGATTTTCAGGATGTCTGGCTGGGGCGGTAGGATTCGAACCTACGGTACACGGTACCAAAAACCGATGCCTTACCACTTGGCTACGCCCCAACTGTGCGGCGCTGTCTATCCAACGGTGACGAGGGCTGCAAGTCGAAAATCCGGCGCTTGTCGAACTTTCCGGCGGCGGGTATGCGCAGCATATGGAGCAGGCAGACGTGGTCATATTGGGCGGAGGCGCGGCCGGACTTTTCTGTGCTGGCGAGGCGGCCGCACGCGGGTTGAAGGTGGTCGTTCTGGAACACGCCGCGCGCGCCGGAGAGAAAATCCGCATCTCGGGCGGCGGGCGCTGCAACTTCACCAATCTGGCGACCGCACGCGACCGGTTCTTGTCGGAAAATCCACGATTTTGTGCCTCGGCATTGGCCGGTTTTGCAGCCCGGGATTTCGTCGATATGGTCGATCGGGCCGGGATTGCCTGGCACGAAAAGACCATGGGGCAGCTTTTCTGCGACGGGAAGGCCACGCAGATCATCGACATGCTGTTGCAGCGCATGGGTGAGGCTGATCTGCGGTTGCGAACCGCGGTGACGGGGGTGAGCCGGGGCCAGGCGGGATTTGTCGTTGACAGTTCCGCGGGCCAGATCGCCGCGCGGCAGGTCGTGGTTGCGACCGGCGGCAAGTCGATCCCCAAGATGGGTGCCACCGGCATCGCCTATGATATTGCAGCGCAGTTCGGGCTGCGGGTGGTCGAAACGCGACCGGGCCTCGTTCCCTTGACATTCGCCGAGCAGGATCTGGATCTGTGCCGCCCACTGGCCGGCATTGCCGTTGATGCCGAGATTGCGCATGGGGGCGGGCGCTTTCGCGATGCATTGCTGTTTACCCATCGCGGGCTGTCGGGGCCGGTGATCCTGCAGATCTCCAGCTATTGGCAGCCGGGCGATGATCTGGTCATCGATCTGGCCCCGGGGGTCGATATGACTGCGCGGCTGAAGGAGTGGCGGGGGCAGGGCGGCCGGGTTGCGGTTGCGACGGTACTGGCCCGCGATCTGCCCGAGCGTCTGGCGCATGCGCTTGCAGCCGAGGTCGGTCTGGCCGACGCCCGGCTGGCCGATCAGAACAACAAGACATTGGACCGATTGGGCGCGCGCGTGAACCGTTGGCGGTTGCGCCCGGTCGGCTCTGAAGGATATCGCACCGCCGAAGTGACGCTGGGCGGCATCGATACCCGAGATCTGGATGCGCGCACCATGCAGGCGCGGGACGTGCCGGGGCTGTTCTTCATTGGCGAATGCGTCGATGTCACG is drawn from Paracoccus tegillarcae and contains these coding sequences:
- a CDS encoding site-specific integrase — translated: MGIANYVIRRGRFYAWRRIYRGRAVQVPLATTDPVQAKRLSGVASAVANHGWNLLDRGKTDLLSVRDAITTAIRQERALIDCEAIGKMSAETPGGRAFFFFFNHGDAEDDEPKPRKKQSEPSNSGPATAKIEPPPARPVPPRRKPARTATGFSSRISDIVARVTDTHERSGRANAKTLTQMRAVVDLFCEITSVDDIRDLHQRHLAYFVATLDKLPPAYRRSAKERDKPISEIIAEAEASGASVGLSVATINRNIVHLGKVVKAARAEGITVDATVNPSLLRRYLKRTAKEEREPFTPDDVTRIFSAPAWQGCKSVKRRREPGEVIVKDWLYWVPLIAVYSGARREEICGLETADVSAIDGIPVLHIRPNARRGLKNPQSERIVPVHPHLVELGFLDFADKQREAGHSDLFNDLRRKSSASQIGDSMDYLWRNIQSDRLGSQPKKSFHSFRHYAVQGLRAESNVEKHVRAELFGHLVGDIEDDRYGGRAPIASLRSAVEALPRVM
- the repC gene encoding replication protein C, IncQ-type produces the protein MSYLPDTDITFIDHARVHYSHALTSGLFRSLAPGDRRRLKLDVSYDNEGRRVEFRGFEPLGAIDLKVLQALVALSGPFGNELMEPAGDDASSPAEAFRQLYALDMDQDRSPGQRPHAVVTRATLRKVARLAGLGEGGTSLKRVRDSIERMSCVAVLFEKDSKRFITHFMTQYASEAKSGEFKVALNPVLSEVFFEGGRYARLSLDEMKALKSDPATLIHFHLCGRVDCGRSLDIGLKKLMGYIWPDDANTASTYRRRKQALLVALKEVEGLGWGVNKVRRDIWKITRPALRAGNMAPVPVLEG
- a CDS encoding helicase RepA family protein; the protein is MNFKNSQCIFDIIYNDAQPIDVLASFSNIPPELDFVLPGMTAGTVGSIVAQGGVGKSWLALEIASAVAGGPDLLEIGVGKTGPVLYLPAEDPTEAVQHRLHQLGQHLTPEGREAVADNLTVRPLMGVPTDIMKPETAEAIIRLAEGSRLIILDTLRRFHTADENAGGPMAELLGVLECICSKTGASILFLHHTAKSASLNGGGGEQQASRGSSVLVDNIRGGQMNLCVMSEAEATKAKLDLATRKRFIKLVQAKTNFGPPMPDKWLERGKGGILLPKAEIPAVKPDSRTAGRRRREIEQ
- a CDS encoding NAD(P)/FAD-dependent oxidoreductase → MEQADVVILGGGAAGLFCAGEAAARGLKVVVLEHAARAGEKIRISGGGRCNFTNLATARDRFLSENPRFCASALAGFAARDFVDMVDRAGIAWHEKTMGQLFCDGKATQIIDMLLQRMGEADLRLRTAVTGVSRGQAGFVVDSSAGQIAARQVVVATGGKSIPKMGATGIAYDIAAQFGLRVVETRPGLVPLTFAEQDLDLCRPLAGIAVDAEIAHGGGRFRDALLFTHRGLSGPVILQISSYWQPGDDLVIDLAPGVDMTARLKEWRGQGGRVAVATVLARDLPERLAHALAAEVGLADARLADQNNKTLDRLGARVNRWRLRPVGSEGYRTAEVTLGGIDTRDLDARTMQARDVPGLFFIGECVDVTGWLGGYNFQWAWASAYAAGRAFQTDA